In Humulus lupulus chromosome 7, drHumLupu1.1, whole genome shotgun sequence, the following are encoded in one genomic region:
- the LOC133792349 gene encoding uncharacterized protein LOC133792349, which yields MARPRIRTSARPPSSIVEDIAPPPPSSGGIPPTSSVNHTPLILIGSVDTRVHHNPQTNPNLDINDHSAHENPYFLGSVDHPGIILTSPLLTEKKFQSWRRDFKISIGAKNKFAFINGSLPQPPAFDPHFNAWQRCNQMVMSWVLHSVSPEIKTSIMYLESEAAMWSELNHCFDQGNGPKIFKLRESLIILHQGSDTVSTYFTKLKAI from the coding sequence ATGGCTCGCCCAAGAATAAGAACTTCCGCTCGTCCTCCATCTTCCATTGTCGAAGATATTGCTCCACCTCCACCCTCTTCTGGTGGCATCCCTCCCACTAGCTCAGTCAATCACACTCCTTTGATTCTGATAGGCTCCGTCGACACTAGGGTTCATCACAACCCTCAAACAAATCCAAACCTAGACATCAATGATCATTCAGCCCATGAAAATCCCTATTTCCTAGGGTCTGTCGATCATCCAGGTATAATACTTACATCTCCTCTTCTCACAGAAAAAAAATTTCAATCTTGGAGAAGAGATTTCAAGATTTCAATTGGGGCTAAGAACAAATTTGCCTTCATCAATGGTTCTCTACCTCAACCACCTGCTTTCGATCCCCATTTCAATGCTTGGCAACGCTGCAACCAAATGGTCATGTCGTGGGTTCTTCACTCAGTTTCACCTGAGATCAAGACCAGTATTATGTACCTTGAATCTGAGGCAGCAATGTGGAGTGAGCTCAATCATTGCTTTGATCAAGGTAATGGTCCCAAGATCTTTAAACTTCGTGAATCTCTTATTATTCTTCACCAGGGTTCTGATACTGTAAGCACCTACTTCACCAAATTGAAGGCCATTTAG